A stretch of the Paenibacillus dendritiformis genome encodes the following:
- a CDS encoding helix-turn-helix domain-containing protein has product MRSIVNLLLKLRKRSLSRVLTAMIVSNLCLLLIPVTMGLFLYAMVEDVLENNARRSNSAMLEQLRLSMDHKLKELDILAKQVALNPKLTALLSSSGTAIEESYKQVEFVRDYLNRYQSFASGFVKDFYVHLQAGDLILKPGLRTDASTFYEKYYAYADMDEEAWRSGMLDGYHSMAYLPSAALLQDPVNGGSPAQVITYVQSLPIYEVSGTRGSLVVLIDEQKVQEMFKQIELANDSTIFIVNPNREIIAATDPGLAVPDEMAERLAKGSGLFDYAWNGTDSIVSYASSAEAGWHYVSVMPKDRFLQRVESMKRIALFVLIAALACGGATAYWLAYRHYSPVKRMVDALIQGKPERRRPGNEYEFIRESIEGTLLEGKHLRSRLLQQAPVIRSNFLSRLIRGYVDLDREPLESQFDFLNMEFLSDRFAVFIVQAEDIAGYASEETEAKWTQIRFIISNIGTDLIQARHIGYAVELERDRIGFLCNFDPALTEVHEQDLHEIAEQLLDMMHRRFRISLTIAVSGIHEGPAQIGHAYLEAMAAFDYRMFRGRNAVIHFGELQDVTPHYYYPLEFEAQLVNHVKSGDTDNVGKLLDNIYEMNFNAAKTTFELGMCLFFNIMSTFLKITNSTNTDHTALLGPNIDPIKNLFNYKTVEEMHAETKRLFARLTASFQTARSDHGKQLLADIMQMIDLHLSDQNLGLAMIADHFGMTPQYVSSFFKKASNQNLTDYITRARIDLAKAHMAQSVLTNAQLAQLVGYTNDVVFIRAFKKLEGVTPGKYRISIQRSSGERDKEANL; this is encoded by the coding sequence GAAGCTTCGCAAACGCAGCTTAAGCCGCGTCTTGACGGCGATGATTGTGTCGAATCTGTGCTTGCTGCTGATTCCGGTCACCATGGGCTTGTTCCTCTATGCAATGGTGGAGGATGTGCTCGAAAATAATGCGAGACGCTCCAATTCGGCCATGCTGGAGCAGCTTCGGCTATCGATGGATCATAAGCTGAAGGAGCTGGATATTCTCGCGAAGCAGGTTGCCTTGAATCCGAAGCTGACCGCCCTGCTCAGCTCCAGCGGAACGGCAATCGAGGAGTCGTATAAGCAGGTCGAGTTCGTGCGTGACTATCTCAATCGCTACCAGAGCTTCGCCAGCGGCTTCGTGAAGGATTTCTACGTCCATCTGCAGGCGGGAGACCTGATTCTGAAGCCGGGCCTGCGCACCGACGCGAGCACCTTCTATGAAAAGTATTATGCGTATGCGGATATGGACGAGGAAGCATGGCGCTCCGGGATGCTGGATGGCTATCACAGCATGGCCTACCTGCCTTCGGCTGCGCTGCTGCAGGATCCCGTCAATGGCGGGAGCCCGGCTCAGGTGATCACGTATGTGCAATCGCTTCCAATCTATGAAGTGAGCGGGACGCGCGGCTCGCTGGTCGTCTTGATCGACGAGCAGAAGGTGCAGGAAATGTTCAAGCAGATCGAGCTGGCGAACGACAGCACCATCTTCATCGTGAACCCTAACCGGGAGATTATCGCGGCTACCGATCCCGGCCTTGCGGTGCCTGACGAGATGGCGGAGCGGTTGGCGAAGGGCTCCGGGTTATTCGATTACGCCTGGAATGGTACCGATAGCATCGTCTCTTACGCTTCATCCGCGGAGGCCGGCTGGCATTATGTGTCGGTGATGCCGAAGGATCGGTTCCTGCAGCGGGTCGAGAGCATGAAGCGGATCGCGCTCTTCGTCTTGATCGCGGCGCTGGCCTGCGGAGGGGCGACGGCTTACTGGCTCGCTTACCGCCATTATAGTCCCGTCAAACGAATGGTCGACGCCCTGATCCAAGGCAAGCCGGAGCGGAGGCGGCCGGGAAATGAGTATGAGTTCATCCGCGAATCAATCGAGGGGACGCTGCTCGAAGGGAAGCATCTGCGCAGCCGTCTGCTGCAGCAGGCTCCGGTCATCCGGAGCAATTTTCTCTCGCGCCTTATCCGGGGGTATGTGGATCTTGATCGGGAGCCGCTCGAGTCTCAGTTCGACTTCTTGAATATGGAGTTCCTGTCCGATCGCTTCGCCGTCTTTATCGTGCAGGCGGAAGATATTGCGGGGTATGCGAGCGAGGAAACGGAGGCGAAGTGGACGCAGATTCGCTTCATTATCTCGAACATCGGAACCGATCTGATTCAGGCCCGCCATATCGGTTATGCCGTCGAGCTGGAGCGGGATCGGATAGGGTTTCTCTGCAATTTCGATCCTGCGCTGACGGAGGTTCATGAGCAGGATCTGCACGAGATCGCCGAGCAATTGCTGGACATGATGCACCGCCGGTTCCGCATCTCCTTGACGATCGCGGTCAGCGGCATTCATGAGGGTCCCGCCCAGATTGGCCATGCCTATCTGGAAGCGATGGCGGCCTTCGATTACCGCATGTTCCGGGGGCGGAATGCGGTCATCCATTTCGGCGAGTTACAGGATGTGACCCCCCATTATTATTATCCGCTTGAGTTCGAGGCGCAACTGGTCAACCACGTGAAGAGCGGGGATACCGACAATGTCGGGAAGCTGCTCGACAATATTTACGAGATGAACTTCAACGCGGCCAAGACGACATTCGAGCTGGGGATGTGCCTGTTTTTCAATATTATGAGCACCTTCCTGAAGATTACGAATTCAACCAATACGGATCATACAGCGCTGCTGGGTCCGAATATCGATCCGATCAAAAATCTGTTCAATTATAAAACCGTGGAAGAGATGCACGCCGAGACGAAGCGCTTGTTCGCCCGGCTTACGGCCTCTTTCCAGACCGCTCGGAGCGATCACGGCAAGCAGCTCCTGGCGGACATCATGCAGATGATCGATCTTCATCTGTCTGATCAGAATCTGGGACTTGCCATGATCGCGGATCATTTCGGCATGACGCCCCAGTATGTGTCCAGCTTCTTCAAGAAGGCGAGCAATCAGAATCTGACCGATTACATTACCCGCGCCCGGATTGATCTGGCGAAGGCGCATATGGCGCAGTCCGTTCTCACCAATGCGCAGCTCGCTCAGCTGGTCGGGTATACGAATGACGTCGTGTTCATTCGGGCCTTCAAGAAGCTGGAGGGGGTGACGCCGGGCAAGTACCGCATCAGCATTCAGCGTTCCTCTGGCGAACGCGATAAGGAGGCTAATCTATGA
- a CDS encoding TetR/AcrR family transcriptional regulator, whose translation MTPPDQSNDTKEKILQTTLDVIKQEGFDSVTIRKIASRSGTNVALVNYYFGSKDRLINEAIKGLLVGFRDTFDVLDDVSAPPKERLKLFLARYVQVIQQYPELVLHTIAAGSAMFASQHEYGEFLRATGFHKLQKMLIEMTGEERPDSLMMMITQVFGAIFLPALMKPLLESGAGVKQAPIDRQIDFLFERYFPEHGEEKERGK comes from the coding sequence ATGACACCGCCAGACCAGAGCAATGATACGAAAGAGAAGATTTTGCAGACGACGTTGGACGTTATCAAGCAGGAAGGATTCGACAGCGTGACGATACGCAAGATCGCGTCCCGTTCCGGTACGAACGTCGCGCTTGTCAATTACTATTTTGGTTCCAAGGATAGGCTGATCAACGAAGCAATCAAGGGCTTGCTGGTCGGCTTCCGCGATACGTTCGATGTGCTGGATGACGTGTCTGCGCCGCCGAAGGAGCGTTTGAAATTATTTTTGGCCCGCTACGTTCAGGTCATTCAGCAATATCCGGAGCTGGTGCTTCATACGATAGCCGCAGGATCGGCGATGTTCGCGTCCCAGCATGAATATGGGGAATTTTTGCGGGCTACCGGATTTCACAAGCTGCAAAAGATGTTGATCGAGATGACGGGGGAGGAACGGCCGGACTCGTTAATGATGATGATTACGCAAGTTTTCGGCGCCATTTTTCTCCCCGCCTTAATGAAGCCGCTGCTTGAATCCGGGGCCGGAGTCAAGCAAGCTCCTATCGACCGGCAGATCGATTTTTTGTTTGAACGCTATTTTCCAGAACATGGAGAAGAAAAGGAGCGGGGAAAATGA
- a CDS encoding HXXEE domain-containing protein: MKFLRDHWQDLGVIVVFFVCIGLVANGARMPEIEIILWLSFVAIVVHQFEEYRWPGYFGGLFNGVIFRSEHPERFPLNTQSAMIINLGIAYLFYLLPVFVPHLIWLGLAPVFMDFFQFIWHGIFANIKAKTIYNPGLGAVLLFHFPIGGWYIYHLVTHNFASARDWILGTVYFVIAVYIFIIKGNKWLKDEHSPYAFTPKQLGPYNLSANTKNAAQ; encoded by the coding sequence ATGAAATTTTTAAGAGATCATTGGCAGGATTTGGGGGTCATCGTCGTTTTCTTCGTATGCATCGGTTTGGTGGCCAATGGAGCGCGCATGCCGGAAATCGAGATCATTTTGTGGCTCAGCTTTGTGGCGATAGTAGTGCATCAATTCGAAGAATATCGGTGGCCGGGTTATTTCGGAGGGCTGTTTAACGGCGTCATTTTTCGAAGCGAGCATCCGGAGCGCTTCCCGCTGAATACCCAATCCGCCATGATCATCAACCTCGGCATCGCTTATCTGTTTTATCTACTTCCCGTCTTTGTGCCGCATCTCATCTGGCTCGGTCTTGCCCCTGTCTTCATGGACTTTTTCCAATTTATATGGCATGGCATCTTTGCCAACATCAAAGCCAAAACGATCTACAATCCCGGCTTGGGCGCCGTCCTCCTGTTTCATTTTCCGATAGGCGGCTGGTATATCTATCATCTCGTGACTCACAACTTTGCAAGCGCGCGGGATTGGATTCTGGGCACGGTTTATTTTGTGATCGCCGTTTATATTTTCATCATTAAGGGGAATAAGTGGCTGAAGGACGAACACTCGCCGTATGCGTTTACTCCGAAGCAGCTAGGCCCTTACAACTTGTCCGCAAACACGAAAAACGCAGCGCAGTGA
- a CDS encoding glycoside hydrolase family 88 protein — MTTNIVREAIADPLRFGVSGQAVWSTEKCDQAIEYVLRQIDRNLEPFARRFPAPASVKLIYPAIGNTEWTSSFWTGMLWLAYEVTGEAKYRNTAEQQLESYKERIEQRIATGTHDLGFLYTLSCIAAYKLTGNTEAKALALEAANLLMERYFEKAGIIQAWGNLNHPGQRGRMIVDCAMNLPLLYWASEMTGDARYHEAAERHIRQTATYLIRGDASTYHTFYMDTETGEPKYGKTAQGYADDSCWSRGQAWAMYGLPLSYRYTREAALLEHAEKVTHYYLNRLPDDYVCYWDLIFTEGEEERDSSAAAIAACGMMELAKHLPLAHEQRRLYENAALLTLDSLAARYTSAARPESNGVLLHAVYGKPLGNGVDECCIWGDYFYFEALVRARTDWRGYW, encoded by the coding sequence ATGACCACGAATATCGTTCGGGAAGCGATCGCGGATCCGCTTCGCTTCGGGGTGAGCGGGCAAGCGGTATGGAGCACAGAAAAATGCGATCAGGCGATTGAATATGTGCTTCGCCAAATCGATCGCAATCTGGAGCCGTTCGCCCGCCGGTTCCCGGCGCCGGCCAGCGTCAAGCTCATCTATCCGGCCATCGGGAACACCGAGTGGACCTCGTCCTTCTGGACGGGGATGCTCTGGTTGGCTTATGAAGTGACCGGCGAGGCGAAGTACCGGAACACGGCCGAGCAGCAGTTGGAGAGCTACAAGGAGCGGATCGAGCAGCGGATCGCGACCGGGACGCATGATCTCGGCTTCCTCTATACGCTGTCCTGCATCGCCGCTTACAAGCTCACCGGCAATACGGAAGCGAAGGCGCTCGCGCTGGAGGCCGCGAACCTGCTGATGGAGCGCTATTTCGAGAAGGCGGGCATCATTCAGGCATGGGGCAATCTGAATCATCCGGGCCAGCGCGGGCGGATGATCGTCGATTGCGCGATGAATCTGCCGCTGCTCTATTGGGCTTCCGAGATGACCGGGGATGCGCGCTATCACGAGGCGGCGGAGCGCCATATCCGGCAGACGGCGACCTATCTCATTCGCGGCGACGCTTCGACGTATCACACGTTCTATATGGATACGGAGACGGGCGAGCCGAAGTACGGCAAGACCGCGCAGGGCTATGCCGACGATTCCTGCTGGTCGCGCGGCCAGGCGTGGGCGATGTACGGGCTCCCGCTAAGTTACCGCTATACCCGGGAGGCGGCGCTGCTCGAGCATGCGGAGAAAGTGACTCATTATTACTTGAACCGGCTGCCGGATGACTATGTCTGCTATTGGGATCTGATCTTCACCGAAGGAGAGGAAGAACGGGACAGCTCGGCCGCGGCGATCGCAGCCTGCGGGATGATGGAGCTGGCGAAGCATCTGCCGCTGGCGCATGAACAGCGCCGGCTGTATGAGAATGCGGCGCTGCTGACGCTCGATTCGCTGGCGGCGCGCTACACTTCGGCCGCGCGGCCCGAATCGAACGGAGTGCTCCTCCATGCCGTCTACGGCAAGCCGCTCGGCAACGGCGTCGACGAATGCTGCATCTGGGGCGATTATTTTTATTTCGAGGCGCTGGTGCGGGCCCGAACGGACTGGCGCGGCTATTGGTAG
- a CDS encoding glycosyl hydrolase family 95 catalytic domain-containing protein — protein MHTVIYENAPSGWNEALPLGNGHFGGMMFFEDNKLSLAMNHYEVYYRKLRRYSHSYRREEPRPYGKMYGRTYEELKTRAREMYRDPEREPFFLYGDALSEHNLHRRYGKPAGGVSHYGTGELALFPSAKLADPNRYALRLDVEQACVRLRIEQGEDELDACTIVAPDGDYVLCEIRQTSPSLLEAVSLSLPARRYAELAADYWQVDDTTFCYRGSFYPDGEDRDAYDPFTFLVMTRMAGAKGIADISADGMRIRLEDAAPSVTLLTTVMTEAPDLETAALERLNRESARIERLKASHRAHWTRFWERSSVSLPDPLLEDLWHINLYAIACSSGKGGRMAEQACGLNGLWDIKQPTKWGSMWYWDVNIQAAFWPLYTANHLEIAEAFHDGLLSHAGEAERMAREFYGLDGIAGDYPHALYYSIWPWCAQFLWDYYRYSMDREFLKEKAYPLFKRILRFCEAIVEADGESGMYGVFPDISPEQGPLTRNSVSTLSTVKHLLRIAVEANRLLGEAEEDRRRWSELAERLAPYPTGESKRYGCVLRDSEWAPADMHLRHPSLLMPIYPIGEFSKQSAPELRQLAENTLRYAEHHTEFGVFQFGWLSCAASRLGQGNAALRLLYEQGTDLSLRSNGLFAEETERWMNYCNITNEPLYHPHMMEASGEVVAAINEMLLQSWSGAIEVFPAIPSGEPEPERMAGLYAHEVEHKVRPYGKWDECSFRNLLAAGAFEVSAARREGRTAWVRLKSQAGQRAVLVHPFGPEAEAAVARLDQSGWSRIPHHLERGRLVFDTEAGGEYAVYPAEMTVDGLSLLLSGEEGAEGAKGRSADGRPGDAGQSSVAVQPGDTRQIGMACQSGDAAPSGMAAQSGVTAPSGVAVQSGVTGQSGAAGESDFPDQAGMPGPDRSSPRVREAHTGRRVFLGKDRDTRHYQMLDHFTFDYYAGNYRESRLAAYRIDCGPGARTKDYGQALPRQVHMDGIVGQEFRPLTPQMAFTPYAGIGWAAAGELIAEDRGTPDELRRDFIGGTEEATLQIELPRGRYDLLFVSGDSASPSYTTIEIEGQSVWKPERPLRAGEFATDIVPIAQRRDGCAAIRFRPGEGLPWRVNVLIVNKSYPYL, from the coding sequence ATGCATACGGTAATCTATGAAAATGCCCCGAGCGGCTGGAACGAGGCGCTGCCGCTCGGCAACGGGCATTTCGGCGGAATGATGTTTTTCGAGGATAATAAGCTGTCGCTGGCGATGAATCACTATGAGGTCTATTACCGGAAGCTTCGCCGCTACAGCCACTCGTACCGCCGCGAAGAGCCGCGCCCTTACGGGAAGATGTATGGCCGCACCTATGAGGAACTGAAGACACGGGCGCGCGAGATGTACCGCGATCCGGAGCGGGAGCCGTTCTTCCTGTACGGCGACGCGCTGTCGGAGCACAATCTGCACCGCCGCTACGGCAAGCCGGCCGGCGGCGTGTCACATTATGGGACGGGGGAGCTCGCGCTGTTCCCGTCCGCGAAGCTGGCGGACCCCAACCGTTATGCCCTGCGGCTTGATGTCGAGCAGGCATGCGTGCGGCTGCGGATCGAGCAGGGGGAGGATGAGCTGGACGCCTGCACGATAGTCGCCCCGGACGGCGACTATGTCCTGTGCGAGATCCGGCAGACATCGCCCTCGCTGCTGGAAGCGGTGTCGCTCTCGCTTCCGGCCCGGAGATATGCGGAGCTGGCCGCGGATTATTGGCAGGTCGACGACACGACCTTTTGCTATCGGGGCTCCTTCTATCCGGACGGCGAGGATCGGGATGCGTACGATCCGTTTACTTTTCTCGTCATGACGAGAATGGCCGGAGCGAAGGGGATAGCGGACATCAGCGCCGACGGGATGCGAATCCGCCTTGAGGACGCCGCCCCATCCGTGACGCTGCTGACGACCGTCATGACCGAGGCGCCGGATCTGGAGACCGCCGCGCTCGAGCGGCTGAATCGGGAGTCGGCCCGGATCGAGCGGCTGAAGGCGAGCCATCGGGCGCACTGGACGCGCTTCTGGGAGCGCTCTTCTGTCTCCTTGCCGGATCCGCTGCTGGAGGATCTGTGGCATATTAATCTGTATGCGATCGCATGCAGCAGCGGGAAGGGCGGGAGAATGGCCGAGCAGGCCTGCGGTCTGAACGGCCTGTGGGATATTAAGCAGCCGACCAAATGGGGCAGCATGTGGTATTGGGACGTCAATATTCAGGCAGCCTTCTGGCCGCTCTATACGGCGAATCATCTCGAGATCGCCGAAGCGTTCCATGACGGGCTGCTCTCCCATGCCGGGGAAGCGGAACGGATGGCACGGGAATTTTACGGGCTGGACGGCATCGCGGGCGATTATCCGCATGCGCTGTATTACAGCATCTGGCCCTGGTGCGCGCAATTTCTGTGGGACTATTACCGCTACAGCATGGACCGGGAGTTCCTGAAGGAGAAGGCGTATCCGCTGTTCAAGCGCATTCTGCGCTTCTGCGAAGCGATTGTTGAGGCGGACGGCGAGAGCGGAATGTATGGCGTCTTCCCCGATATCTCGCCGGAGCAGGGGCCGCTGACGCGGAATTCGGTCAGCACGCTGTCGACGGTGAAGCATCTGCTTCGCATCGCTGTTGAAGCGAACAGGCTGCTGGGCGAGGCGGAGGAGGATCGCCGCCGCTGGAGCGAACTGGCGGAGCGGCTGGCCCCTTATCCGACGGGCGAGTCGAAGCGCTACGGCTGCGTGCTGCGCGATTCGGAATGGGCGCCCGCCGACATGCATCTGCGCCATCCCTCCTTGCTCATGCCGATCTACCCGATAGGCGAGTTCAGCAAGCAGAGCGCGCCGGAGTTGCGGCAGCTGGCGGAGAACACGCTTCGGTATGCGGAGCATCATACCGAATTCGGGGTGTTCCAGTTCGGCTGGCTCTCCTGCGCCGCCTCGCGGCTGGGCCAGGGGAACGCCGCGCTGCGGCTGCTCTACGAGCAGGGCACCGATCTGTCGCTGCGGAGCAACGGCTTGTTCGCGGAGGAGACGGAGCGGTGGATGAACTACTGCAATATTACGAATGAACCGCTTTATCATCCCCATATGATGGAGGCTTCCGGGGAGGTGGTCGCCGCCATCAACGAAATGCTGCTGCAAAGCTGGTCCGGCGCCATCGAGGTGTTCCCGGCCATCCCGTCAGGGGAGCCGGAGCCGGAACGGATGGCCGGATTGTATGCGCATGAGGTTGAACACAAGGTTCGCCCTTATGGCAAGTGGGACGAGTGCAGCTTCCGCAATCTGCTGGCGGCAGGCGCGTTCGAGGTCAGCGCCGCCCGGAGGGAAGGCCGGACGGCCTGGGTCCGGCTGAAGAGCCAGGCGGGCCAGCGGGCCGTGCTGGTCCATCCGTTCGGCCCGGAGGCGGAAGCCGCTGTGGCGCGGCTGGACCAATCCGGGTGGAGCCGGATTCCGCATCATCTGGAGCGGGGGCGGCTCGTCTTCGACACGGAGGCCGGCGGAGAGTACGCCGTGTATCCAGCGGAGATGACGGTTGACGGTCTCTCGCTGCTTCTGTCTGGGGAGGAGGGAGCCGAGGGCGCGAAAGGCCGGTCGGCAGACGGTAGGCCGGGTGATGCGGGCCAGTCCAGTGTGGCGGTTCAGCCTGGTGATACGAGGCAGATCGGTATGGCGTGTCAGTCTGGTGATGCAGCCCCGTCTGGGATGGCGGCTCAGTCTGGTGTGACAGCCCCGTCTGGCGTGGCGGTTCAGTCAGGTGTGACAGGCCAGTCCGGCGCGGCGGGCGAATCCGATTTTCCGGATCAAGCAGGTATGCCGGGTCCGGACCGCAGCTCACCGCGCGTCCGCGAGGCGCATACGGGCCGGCGGGTCTTTCTCGGGAAGGATCGGGACACGCGGCATTATCAGATGCTGGATCATTTCACCTTCGATTATTATGCCGGCAATTATCGGGAATCGCGCCTCGCCGCCTACCGGATCGATTGCGGTCCGGGGGCGCGGACCAAGGATTACGGGCAGGCCTTGCCGAGGCAGGTCCATATGGACGGCATCGTGGGCCAGGAGTTCCGCCCGTTAACGCCGCAGATGGCCTTCACGCCGTATGCGGGTATCGGTTGGGCGGCTGCCGGGGAGCTGATCGCGGAGGACCGCGGGACGCCGGATGAGCTTCGGCGGGATTTCATCGGCGGGACCGAGGAGGCGACGCTCCAGATCGAGCTGCCGCGGGGCCGCTACGATCTGCTCTTCGTCTCCGGAGACAGCGCCAGCCCTTCGTATACAACCATCGAGATCGAAGGGCAGAGCGTCTGGAAGCCGGAACGGCCGCTGCGGGCGGGCGAATTCGCGACGGATATTGTGCCGATCGCGCAGAGACGGGACGGCTGCGCGGCGATCCGGTTCCGCCCCGGCGAAGGCTTGCCGTGGCGGGTGAATGTATTGATTGTGAACAAGAGCTATCCCTATTTATGA
- a CDS encoding Hsp20/alpha crystallin family protein codes for MPLVPYEPFRHLETMRRELDRFFDHDFAPFKAGASFLGHLNVDVYETEQEVVATCDIPGLEKKEDVHINVDQNMLTISGSIQRVNEVKEEHMHRQERFSGRFHRSIALPAQVSPDNVTATYKNGVLEVRMQKMRGDNKKRIDVQFH; via the coding sequence ATGCCATTAGTGCCCTACGAGCCGTTCCGCCATCTGGAGACGATGCGGCGGGAACTGGACCGGTTCTTCGACCATGATTTTGCTCCCTTCAAGGCTGGAGCGTCATTTCTCGGGCATCTTAACGTCGATGTCTATGAGACGGAGCAGGAAGTGGTCGCCACATGCGACATTCCGGGCCTGGAGAAAAAAGAAGATGTACATATCAATGTCGATCAAAACATGCTGACGATTAGCGGCTCGATCCAACGCGTGAATGAAGTAAAGGAAGAGCATATGCACCGGCAGGAACGGTTCTCGGGACGTTTCCACCGTTCTATCGCCCTGCCGGCGCAAGTGTCTCCCGACAACGTGACAGCTACGTACAAGAACGGCGTGCTGGAGGTTCGGATGCAGAAAATGCGGGGAGACAACAAGAAGCGAATCGACGTCCAATTCCATTAA
- a CDS encoding amidohydrolase family protein — translation MGGAPIDHGLYAMELGLLVSDIGLSPMEAIVAATSTSPVALAIQDSTGTIEAGKKADLWLYPAIHSRISRCWRTDPRSSESMWTANG, via the coding sequence ATGGGGGGGGCTCCGATCGATCATGGGCTCTATGCGATGGAGTTAGGCCTGCTCGTAAGCGACATTGGCCTGAGTCCGATGGAAGCGATAGTCGCCGCCACGAGCACATCGCCCGTCGCGCTTGCGATCCAGGATTCGACGGGCACGATCGAGGCCGGCAAGAAGGCGGATCTCTGGTTGTATCCCGCAATCCACTCGAGGATATCAAGGTGCTGGAGGACGGATCCGCGATCGAGCGAGTCTATGTGGACGGCAAACGGTTGA
- the gltS gene encoding sodium/glutamate symporter produces the protein MTLALNQVNTIFLAVALLVLGTFLVKKTGVLQRFCIPAPVVGGLLFAIIATILKTTGLLAITLDTSLQSLFMLTFFTTVGLGASFQLIKLGGKLLVIYWLACGFLALAQNVIGVSLASLFGIHPLIGMMAGAVSMEGGHGAATAFGQTIEEMGIPSALSIGIAAATFGLIAGGLVGGPTVKYLLGKYNLKPAEAAEEAADVRENTQPITTHTFFIQVLLITFCMALGTYLGDLFSSATGFVLPGYVGAMFVAVIVRNFVDKFKPQAIDMKSINLISDVTLGIFLSMALMSIKLWEVADLALPILVIVLVQVIFIVLFGIFILFRLLGKNYDAAVMVAGFTGHGLGATPNAMANMAAVTERFGPSRQAYLIVPIVGAFLIDVFAMPIIITTLNLFK, from the coding sequence ATGACACTGGCACTTAATCAAGTGAACACGATATTTTTGGCCGTCGCGCTGCTCGTACTCGGGACATTCCTTGTCAAAAAGACAGGCGTGCTGCAACGATTTTGTATTCCGGCCCCCGTGGTCGGCGGTCTGCTGTTCGCCATTATCGCCACGATTCTGAAGACGACGGGCCTGTTAGCCATTACATTGGACACCTCTCTCCAAAGTCTGTTCATGCTGACGTTCTTCACTACGGTAGGCTTGGGCGCCAGCTTCCAGCTTATCAAACTGGGCGGCAAGCTGCTCGTCATCTATTGGCTAGCTTGCGGCTTCCTCGCTCTGGCGCAAAACGTCATCGGCGTCTCCCTCGCCTCGCTGTTCGGCATCCATCCCCTGATCGGGATGATGGCCGGAGCCGTGTCCATGGAAGGCGGACATGGAGCCGCAACCGCTTTTGGACAAACCATCGAAGAGATGGGCATCCCTTCCGCGCTGTCCATCGGGATTGCGGCTGCCACGTTCGGTCTGATCGCCGGCGGATTGGTCGGCGGCCCGACCGTAAAGTATCTGCTGGGCAAATACAATCTGAAACCTGCCGAAGCGGCTGAAGAGGCTGCTGACGTGAGAGAAAACACGCAGCCAATCACGACCCATACCTTCTTCATTCAAGTTTTGCTCATCACCTTCTGCATGGCGTTGGGGACCTATTTGGGAGATCTGTTCTCGTCGGCAACCGGCTTCGTCCTGCCCGGCTATGTCGGAGCCATGTTCGTCGCCGTCATCGTCCGCAACTTCGTGGATAAATTCAAGCCCCAGGCCATCGACATGAAAAGCATCAACCTGATTAGCGACGTCACGCTTGGCATCTTCCTGTCCATGGCGCTCATGAGCATCAAGCTGTGGGAGGTCGCGGATCTGGCGCTTCCAATCCTCGTTATCGTGCTGGTCCAGGTCATATTTATCGTCCTGTTCGGTATTTTCATTTTATTCCGCCTGCTGGGCAAAAACTATGACGCCGCCGTAATGGTCGCAGGCTTCACGGGCCACGGCCTGGGCGCCACGCCCAATGCGATGGCCAATATGGCCGCGGTCACGGAACGCTTCGGCCCCTCCCGCCAAGCTTACCTGATCGTTCCGATTGTCGGGGCCTTTCTGATTGATGTGTTCGCTATGCCAATTATTATTACGACGCTAAATTTATTTAAGTAA